Genomic segment of Ranitomeya imitator isolate aRanImi1 chromosome 6, aRanImi1.pri, whole genome shotgun sequence:
attttttggccaccacCAAAATTCTCTTGTTTTACCATCTCATTCCTTTTTTATTAGACTTAGTGCCATCTAGTCACAGTATTTATCATTTGCTCCAAAACCCCAAAGTCAGGACCACCTCTCTGTCTACTTCCATACATATCCCCCAATAAATTAAGATGGACAGATCAAGCTTTGCAGATTTTATTAAAAATATAGATATTAAACATTATGTTTACACACCAATGTTGTGCCAGTTCTGAAAAGATGTTTTTTATTATGGAAATGTATACAATAAACTTTTGATGCAAAATAAATTACAGCAAATTATTTCTTTTGTTAATTTTCTTTCACTTCCCATAGGAAACCCAACAGGTCCAGTAGATTTCGCTAGTTCGGATTGTACAGCCTATTCCCAATCTGCTTTTTCCTAAGGATTTTCATATATCCaaagaaaaataaattacaaaTTACATCTGTTGCCCGATGCATGCTGATAAACAGATCTAGGCTCTCACCTGGGGACTAGCAGCAGAGCATTGCTTTGTCGTGCTGGCCCCACAGGCACCCAAGGGGTTAAGGAGTGGAGTGCATCCTCTATGTCTGAAGCTATAGAAAAATAAACACATGGTATCAGGGCAGCACATGGTACATCATACTGTATAGTTTGTGCTAGATGCAGGAAACTCTTTGGTAGGTGACAGTGGGTTACTTCCCAATAATGTCCATCAGTTTCCTGTTACTGTGAGCTTGCTGGGCTATCTGCTCAGCTCTGGCCATTTCCAGGACCTCCCGAAGCAGATGGAAAGTGAGATCCAAGGATATAGGAGGCTCTTCTGATCTTCTGCCTCTTTCTGTAGGTTCCTCCTGAGCGCTGTACTGGGAATTTGCTTCCTCCAGGATGCCAGCCCTCAGCCCCTGCTGCTGCCCACCCCACTGCTGGGGCTGCAAAGCCCTGACAAAGTTACTGGAGGAGGCATCTGGGAGGCGGATTGCTCCTAGTAAAGAATTTGGAGGATATTTGTGGAGGTTCCCAAGGCGGATGAAATATTCTTCTCCCATACGAAGTAAAAAGGGCTGGTATTCAGACAGGGGAGACCCTGCAGAAGAGGGTGGAGGTTTGCTGAAGGCTCTGCACTCCTGGCAGGGGAGGAGGGCGACCAGGAGGATCCCCATACACACCCAGACCTGGAACTTCATGTTACTCCGAAAACCGAATCTGCAACGGAAAAGATTTGCAGGGGAGACCTGAAATAAGAGGAGGAAGGAAGCGGTAAGAAAGTGAGAAGACAGCAGGGAGAAGGATGGAGATGCCAAGGAGTCAGCTGTCCAAGGTGCTGAAACACCCAACCATCAGCTCTGACACCATCAGCAATGGCTTCATACAGTCACAGCTGAGACTAAGGGATTCTCCTGCATGTATTCCACCACTGTCACAGTATATTGTGACATTACCAACACAATATGTCACTAACTGCACTGATGTCTAACTTCTGTACACAGCTGTAAACTATATCCCGATACTCCTTCACGACACTAAGCTTTCATCTGTAATATCACAGCAGAGAAATAACTCCAAACTAAGCAGTCTCTTTCCAAACATCTGTATTGCATCTATGTCACCACTGTCACAGCATGTCGCGACATTACCAACACAATAAGTCACTCACTGCCCTGCTGTTTAACTTTTATACACAACGATAAGTCTTCTCTCCATAACCATATCCCGATATCTCTATCAGTACACTAAGCCTTCATCTTTAATATCACAGCAGAAAAAAAAGCTCCATACTGTTTCTCCTGTCAATATCGCATCTATGCCACCATTGTCACAACATGTCGTGAGATTACCAACACTACATCATGAAGGAGATAAGTCCTCTCTCCATAACTATTCCCGATATTTCTAGACCTTCATCTGTAATATCCAGCAGGTGAATGACCAGGACACATATTACCTGCAGATTATTATCACTAAATCCTCAGATTATTGGAGTAATGAAGACTAATCCCAGAAGTGTCAGCTGGGAAGcaggaaaatatggaaaaatgcgaGAGGGACAATCATAATCATAAGAGAGGAGCTAAAGCGAATGTAAAGCAAAATTATACCACTGAGGAATGGAAAAACATAATTGATTTGTGATCATATAAATGAGAGGTAAAAATGTCAATCAAATATTACACCACTTATTAAAGGAGAAATATATTAGGGATAAGGTCCAGGTATCTGATTATATGTGAGGTACATAAGCAAAAGTTATATCACACTGTAATGGAAAAAAATGAATATATGAGAGGTAAAGCAAAAATTATACCACTTAATAATGGAGAAAATAAAGATATAAGAGCTGATCAACAATAATAGATAGCACTTAGTAATATCAAACTTCAGAGGTTGTGGACACATGATCCTATCAAAGTATCAGGGTGAATGTAAGTGACACCTGATAGCACCGAGCAATGCAGAAAGTGAAGCCATGATGCACATATCTgaagaaataaagattattatgattactattattattattaaggctcTGTACAGATATCAGACCTGCCTGCAGCTGCTTTACTTGTCAGACATTAGTGAAGGAGATGTGAAGGGTCCACAGAGCTGAACTTACTCGCTGGCTGAGGGTCCTGTGTCCGGGCAGGATCACAGCATGGAGGGAGGCTCGGAGCTCGGTGCGTCCTCTCTTCCTAGGAGGACATAGCCGGGTGTTGTGCGCGGAGTCCCTCACCACAAGGAGCCTCGGCGCGGGATTTATAGCTCGGAGCCTCGGCCACGGTCACGCAGCTCTCGCCTAATAAGCTGACGCTCCTCTACTGAATAAATAATGGCAGAGTCCTGCGCTCACAACAATGCATCTCCCGTCCAATTATCGGCCCAGATATTTATCGCCTCGTGGGTGACGTCAGTGAAAGTCACAAGTCTCCCATTGACAAAAAAACTTGAATGAAATGTCTCCAGCGTGCTCAGCAACATCAAGTGACCGTCCACTGGGGGCCCACAGCCTCACCACTGGGGTCATGTATCTCCTGTGCACATTATTAATGACGGGGACAGTGTGATGAAGACGGTAAATGCAAAATGATTCTTACTTTTTCTAAGTCTGTAAGTAAAAAAATGATGTTCCCCTCTCATTTGTGAATTGTGCTAAGAGcactggacacacacacacacacacacacacacacacacacacacacacacacacacacacacacacacacacacacacacacacacacacactgcgtttgtcatcgtattgcacaaaaaatacgccaataaaagtctatggggacctgaaaaatatggattacacacggaccagcagtgtgacttgcgagaaatacgcagcactgttctagcgaaaagccggcaattcagtgcggtgtacagtaaaatcacactgacaggttagaatagaatagctaagataaatgtgtacacatagtataggggtatatatatatatatatgtatatatatatatatacatatatatatatatatgtcagtgagacacacacatatatatatatatacatacatatatatatatactagctgaagagcccggcgttgtctgggcatagtaaatatctgtggttagttatagcacctcacttctcttattttcccatcacgcctctcattttccccctcacatctctcattttctcccttacacctctcattttccccctcattcttcttattttccccctcactcctctcattcccccctaacaattgtcatttcgacctcacatcagtCATTTTCCgaacactccactattttccctcactcctctcattttgcactgacaccttttcattttcacctcacacccctcattttcacctcacacctctcattttcccctcattatatacatttttgtcttctcccttatatatagtatacacctgtatgtcatctcctgtatacagtggggcaaaaaagtatttagtcagtcagcaatagtgcaagttccaccacttaaaaagatgagaggcgtctgtaatttacatcataggtagacctcaactatgggagacaaactgagaaaaaaaaatccagaaaatcacattgtctgtttttttaacaatttatttgcatattatggtggaaaataagtatttggtcagaaacaaaatttcatctcaatactttgtaatatatcctttgttggcaatgacagaggtcaaacgttttctgtaagtcttcacaaggttgccacacactgttgttggtatgttggcccattcctccatgcagatctcctctagagcagtgatgtttttggcttttcgcttggcaacacggactttcaactccctccaaaggttttatatagggttgagatctggagactggctaggccactccaggaccttgaaatgcttcttacgaagccactccttcgttgccctggcggtgtgctttggatcattgtcatgttgaaagacccagccacgtttcatcttcaatgcccttgctgatggaaggaggtttgcactcaaaatctcacgatacatggccccattcattctttcatgtacccggatcagtcgtcctggcccctttgcagagaaacagccccaaagcatgatgtttccaccaccttgctttacagtaggtatggtgtttgatggatgcaactcagtattctttttcctccaaacacgacaagttgtgtttctaccaaacagttccagtttggtttcatcagaccataggacattctcccaaaactcctctggatcatccaaatgctctctagcaaacttcagacgggcccggacatgtactggcttaagcagtgggacacgtctggcactgcaggatctgagtccatggtggcgtagtgtgttacttatggtaggccttgttacattggtcccagctctctgcagttcattcactaggtcccccccgcgtggttctgggatttttgctcaccgttcttgtgatcattctgaccccacggggtgggattttgcgtggagccccagatcgagggagattatcagtggtcttgtatgtcttccattttctaattattgctcccactgttgatttcttcactccaagctggttggctattgcagattcagtcttcccagcctggtgcagggctacaattttgtttctggtgtcctttgacagctctttggtcttcaccatagtggagtttggagtcagactgtttgagggtgtgcacaggtgtctttttatactgataacaagtttaaacaggtgccattactacaggtaatgagtggaggaaagaggagactcttaaagaagaagttacaggtctgtgggagccagaaatcttgattgtttgtttctgaccaaatacttattttccaccataatatgcaaataaattgttaaaaaaacagacaatgtgattttctggatttttttttctcagtttgtctccaaagttgaggtctacctatgatgtaaattacagacgcctctcatctttttaagtggtggaacttgcactattgctgactgactaaatacttttttgccccactgtatagtatatacctgtatgtcatctcctgtatatagtatatacctgtatgtcttctcccctgtatatagtatatttttgctgtatgtcatctcctcctctatatacctatgtgtcatctcctcttttatatagtatatacctgtatgtcatctcctcctgtatatagtatatacgtgtgtcatctcctcctgtatatagtatattgttgttggggaattaggagccagtggagggatttgcagaggggagaagcaggggagtagcgaggagagagatggattagccgggcagcagagttgaggacagactggagtggtgcaacagAGTTAGCAGGGAGacaacagaggagggtgttgcagtaatcgagacgggagatgatgagggcatgcacaagagttttggtagattgtgggctgaggaagggacagattctggcaatatttttgagttggaggtgacaggatgtGGCAAGAATTTGGACGTACGGATTGAAGGACAGGGCCGAGTCGAGAGTTACcatgaggcagcggatttcaggtgagggagagagcgtgatgccgtttaccataatagatagatcaggtaggggggatatgcgagatggaggaaagatgatgagtttggttttgtctacattgagttttaggaagcgagaggtgaagaaggaggatatggctgacagacactctgggattctggacagcagagaggtgacatcaggGCCAGAGAggaagatctgagtgtcgtccgcatacaggaggcactggaagccatgggactttatgagttgtcctaggccaagggtatagatggaaaaagtagggccctaggacagagccttgagggactccaacagagagagggtgagatgaggaggtagtgtgggagtgggaaatgctaaatgtacagttggaaaggtatgaggcaatccaggacagggtaaGGTCTTTGATGTCAAGGGAAGAATGAatttgtagcagtaggcagtggtcgactgtgttgaaggcaaaggacaggtcgagaaggaggaggatggagaactgtctgttagctttggctgtaagtcattagtaatttttgtcagggcagtttcggtggagtggtgggggcggaagccagattgaagattgtcaaggagagagttagatgagaggtgggaggaaagttgagcatggacttgCTGCTCAAGGGGTTTTGAAGTAAACGGGagcaatgatatggggcgatagctgggcatagtagTTGGGTCAAGGTTGGGTCATAAACTACTATGTCTGCAACTCCCAAGTGTGCACATAAACTGCTATGTATGCAATTCCCAAGTATGCACATAAACTGTTATGTATGCAACTCCCAAGTGTGCACATAAACTGCTATGTATTCAACTCCAAAGTGTGCACATAACTATGTATGCAACACCCAAGTGTGCACATAAACTGCTATGTATGCAACTCCCAATTGTGCACATAACTGTGTATGCAACCCCCAATTGTGCACTTACACTTCTGTGTGCAACTCCCAATTGTGCACATAAACTGCTATGTATGCAACTCCAAAGTGTGCACATAACTATGTATGCAACTCCCAATTGTGCACTTAAAGTACTATGTGTGCAACTCTCAATTGTGCACATAAACTGCTATGTATGTGGAGCGCTCCACCTGGGAAGTGAGGTACTCTTACCGGGTGGGTCCTGcggtttcacagggggatgtcacggtggctgcgactcggtccgtggccatgggcacccatgtaaaagggaaaggtctttcaagggaataaagtttatgttcgtgacacaacctgtggtattcggtcaatggggaccgacgctgcttaaaggggtccgctggggtgatgttatggcagctagatggtgaagtatatccccagggctccctgtgtgtagatggtagatggtggatggagcagtaaagaatgaggacacagggttgcagtctctttaccttgtttactgtcgacttcaggcagccacagtccagggcaccagatcacagggcaggcagggtccggccggcttgaaggcaagttaggagtccccttatccaggtggaaatcaaagccttcctctagtgccgtgttggtgtagtcccttactgcctatggcttcacataaggtcctctcaGATGTtatctcgctctctctgtcccccatataggatgggACATAAccggtatgactggtggcttgaggcggtgtatagggactctagcatgccccaacctctaaggggtgccaccgtgctcctgggtattaggtcggacaaggagcttggagttcagctgtcctgcccgtctctgatgtaagtcgtggaggtccttacaaccttggtgttctggctaccggtctctgcgcctcagaaggaggcagcctgcttggggctggtctccccctgatatcctctcctgtgctttgctctcctgcaagtTCACTGCAATCAATtttccctggtggcctggagtgtgaatgtgttgcatgtttgcggcatcgggttacagttatcccttcttgccttcaagcgtaacatccctCTCCACATTCCGGATGGGAGTCTGAGTGCCCACGGATTTTTGTTCGATGACAGTTTGTGTACATCTTGAGCACATGACGACAGGTGCTCTGTGGGAAGTAGATGCTGATGTCACCTTGCCAGATGAGGGCGTTGGTAGACAACGTGGACTCACTGGTAGCAATGGCTCAAGGTCATAAGCTGGAGATTCCAAAATCTTTGGTACACATCTGTGCACATGTAGGGAGTACCACCCTTTATCTCCCCAGTGCCTGGTATAGGTGACGCGATCACAAGGATAGGGGTCCCTGTCATGGTGTCCCTCCTTCAGGTGGGCCTCCACATCATGCCTAGTGACAAATACCTCTGGAAAGAGATCAGGTTCTTTAATAAAGCCCCAGCCGAAGTTGAGGCGGAAGGCCACCACAGTCCCAAATCTCCGCGGGCCCCTGTCCT
This window contains:
- the CRH gene encoding corticoliberin translates to MKFQVWVCMGILLVALLPCQECRAFSKPPPSSAGSPLSEYQPFLLRMGEEYFIRLGNLHKYPPNSLLGAIRLPDASSSNFVRALQPQQWGGQQQGLRAGILEEANSQYSAQEEPTERGRRSEEPPISLDLTFHLLREVLEMARAEQIAQQAHSNRKLMDIIGK